The sequence below is a genomic window from Gaiellales bacterium.
CGGCGATGGCGGTGCCGAGGTCGAGGCGCTCGTCCGGCAGGAACGGCTCTTCCGCTTCCCCGAGCGGGTCGCGACGCGAGATGGCGAGGGCGAGCTGCTGGCGCGGATCGGGCGTCGAGACCGCCCAGTCGCTCCCGAACGCGAGCGCCCCGCCGGCCCGGACGATGCTCGCGAACGGGTACATGCCCGCCCCGGCCCGGCCCGAGATGAACGGGAGCGTCATCTCGGCGACGTACGCCTCGAGGCGCGCCCACAGCGGCGTCACGTTCGCGATGACGCCGAGCGCGCGGAAGCGGGGCAGGTCGTCGCGATGCGCGAACTGGACGTGCGCGAGCTGGTGGCGGGCGTCGCGGCGGCCGTTCGCGCGCGCCGCCGCCTCGAGCGCGTCGAGCGAGTCGCGCACGGCCCGGTCGCCGATCGTGTGGATGTGGACGCCGAACCCCTCGGCGTCGCACAGGCGCACGAACCGCTCGAGGTCGGACTGGTCGTACATGTGGAGGCCGTGCTCGGCGGTCGGGCGGCCCGCTGCGTCCAGGTAGGGGTCGAGCATCGCGGCGGTGCGGTTCTCGACGACGCCGTCGTGGAAGAACTTCACGTTGCCGCAGGCGAGCCGGCCGACGGTGCCGCTGCGGCGCCGCTCCACGAGCTCCGCGACCTGCCCCTCGCCGCGGTGCACCTCCCACTCGAGCGCCCCACGGACGCGCAGGCCGAGCTCGCCGGCCCGCGCCAGCTCCTCGTATGCCTCCTGCCAGGCGGCGTCGACGCGGGCGTCCTGGCAGGCGGTGATGCCGAGCCGTTGGTAGTACTCGACGCCGGCGCGGATGCCGGCCACGCGGTCGGCGTGCGTCGGCGCGGGGGCGAGGTCGAGGACGAGGCTCATGGCCTGCTCCTGGAGCGTGCCGATCGGCGCACCGCGCTCGTCGCGCTCGATCCGGCCGCCGGGCGGATCCGGCGTCGCCGCGGTGATGCCGGCGGCCTCGAGCGCGCGCGAGTTGGCCCAGACGCCGTGGATGTCGCGGTTCGTGAGGACGGCGGGCCGGTCGGAGACGACGCTGTCGAGCGCCGCCGCCGTCGGGATGCCGCCGGGGAAGTCGCTCATCGACCAGCCGCTGCCGACGATCCAGTCCCGCTCCGGGTGCGCGTCGCGGTAGGCAGCGATGCGGCGCAGGTGCTCGGCGGCGTCACGGCTGCCCTCGAGGCTGCAGAGCGTCGTCGCGTGGCCGCTCTCGCCGAGATGGCAATGCGCGTCCTGGAACCCGGGGAGCACCATGGCCCCGTCGAGGTCGACGACGCGGGTTCCCGGGCCGCGCAGCGCGTCCACATCCCGGTCGTCGCCCACGGCGGCGATCCGTCCTGCCTCGATCGCGACGGCGGCCGCGGTGCGGCGAGCGGCGTCGACCGTGTGGACGGTCGCGCCGCGCAGAATCAGGTCGGCAGGCATTCCGAGATGCTAACGGGCCGCCGCGGGCGTTCAAGGCGAGACCCCGCCACGCCGATTACTCAGGGGAATGTCAGAGTTCGCCTCCGAGCCCCTCCCCGATCCCGATCCCGACGGCGTCCTTCTGGACGAGTTCCTCGGGCTGCTGCCGGCGCTTCCGACCTCGATCGGCGTGTTCTCCGCAGGCGGCGTCGCCGAGGTCGTCCTCGCCGACCTCGACCGCGGCCTCGTGATCGCCTACGCGCCCCAGATGCTCATGCAGCCGGGGCTCGTCATCGTCTGCCCGCTGCGGGACTCGAGCGGCGGTGGCTTCGACGTGTCGCTGCGGATCGAGAAGGCCTACTTCCAGTCCTCGAACCAGACGCTGCTGCACCTGCGCGTGGTCGAGATCGTGCACCAGCCCGGCCACCGCCGCAGCAAGCGCGCCCACCGCACGGACGACGCCGACGCCGTGGTGCTGCGCTCGAAGATCCTGCCCGACGGCGAGCGCTTCCGTGTGCGCACGGCGGACATCTCCGAGGGCGGCGTCGCGTTCGTGACCGAGCTCCACCTCGCCATCGGCGACCGGATCATGCTCTCCGTCTGGATCGGCGCCCGCCCGATCACGATGGAGGCGCTCGTGATGCGGATCGAGCCGATGTCGTTCGGCCGCTCGCGGATCGCCTGCGAGGTCGACTCGATCGCCGACCACGACCGCGAGGCCGTCAGCCAGATCGCCGACTCCTACGAGGAGGGCGACGCCTCCGCGCGCAACCCCGAGGCGACCGCGGCCCGCGTCCAGGGCCGGGCGGAGCAGCACGCGCTCAAGTCGCGCCTGGCCGTGCGCCGCTACATGCGCTAGCCGGCGCACCAGACGGGGTCAGACCCCTTTCGGTGCATAGCCGGCGCCCGGCACCCGTTATGCAGCGGTAGGCCGGCGCAGCGCGTCGATTCTCAGCTCCAGTGCACG
It includes:
- a CDS encoding PilZ domain-containing protein, whose amino-acid sequence is MSEFASEPLPDPDPDGVLLDEFLGLLPALPTSIGVFSAGGVAEVVLADLDRGLVIAYAPQMLMQPGLVIVCPLRDSSGGGFDVSLRIEKAYFQSSNQTLLHLRVVEIVHQPGHRRSKRAHRTDDADAVVLRSKILPDGERFRVRTADISEGGVAFVTELHLAIGDRIMLSVWIGARPITMEALVMRIEPMSFGRSRIACEVDSIADHDREAVSQIADSYEEGDASARNPEATAARVQGRAEQHALKSRLAVRRYMR
- a CDS encoding amidohydrolase family protein, which encodes MPADLILRGATVHTVDAARRTAAAVAIEAGRIAAVGDDRDVDALRGPGTRVVDLDGAMVLPGFQDAHCHLGESGHATTLCSLEGSRDAAEHLRRIAAYRDAHPERDWIVGSGWSMSDFPGGIPTAAALDSVVSDRPAVLTNRDIHGVWANSRALEAAGITAATPDPPGGRIERDERGAPIGTLQEQAMSLVLDLAPAPTHADRVAGIRAGVEYYQRLGITACQDARVDAAWQEAYEELARAGELGLRVRGALEWEVHRGEGQVAELVERRRSGTVGRLACGNVKFFHDGVVENRTAAMLDPYLDAAGRPTAEHGLHMYDQSDLERFVRLCDAEGFGVHIHTIGDRAVRDSLDALEAAARANGRRDARHQLAHVQFAHRDDLPRFRALGVIANVTPLWARLEAYVAEMTLPFISGRAGAGMYPFASIVRAGGALAFGSDWAVSTPDPRQQLALAISRRDPLGEAEEPFLPDERLDLGTAIAAQTIGAAHACGIEADTGSIEAGKLADLVVLDRDLFAAAAAEYLDVQVLATLIEGEIVHAAPGSALAG